The Ricinus communis isolate WT05 ecotype wild-type chromosome 8, ASM1957865v1, whole genome shotgun sequence sequence tctttttttgtcaaGCTTTCTTATAAATCTACTCATTTCTTACACAAAATACTGGTAATATTTCTTCAGTTTTATGCAATACATATTTCTGAAGTACAAAGCGAATATCAATATAGAAGAAAACTGAAACAcaagaatcaattcaattatttatagaCTCATCTAATACAAGAACAACAAATTGTAAATTATAATGCTCGTCTCTTCTGCATACTAAAAGACATGAACATTTCCGTAAGAGGCCAATcctgaaagaaatggaaaagaggaaaaaaaaaaaactcggATCATTGTAGCCACTGGTATACAAAAATAAGTCAAAGATGAAAAGCTTCGGAGGGACAGTaacattattttcaatagGGGACAAAAACAATTGATACAAAATGGTCAAACGCAAGCTCAccctataattatttttcagacGAAGAGGTCGTTCAAATCCATCAGACTTATTGACCCAATTCCCccaccaaaataaataaaaacacaacTAAATCGAGTACACATCAATTACCAGAAACCACTATGGATTTCCTGCACGCGATTTGTCTCTTTTGTTTTCAAAATACTCACAGTGATAACTTTccttaaattattagtataattagtgagattaaagttatataattagtatataatcttgattagtttaattatatattttaataggtTACCTTGACCATGTAGATTGcgataatttaattattcgaaTATTTTGTTTAGCATATGACTTATGATGTACACCCATGCATAACTTTTAATcgaataatatataattacattttgatggaaataatatatttttgtatttgaaattaaataaaatttatgattataatttaatagaaatttaagtaccaaattttttattttatatttaacctttttaataaaataataataattaaagataaaatacgttgttattttgtcatattatacaaataagattaaaaaaataaaataataatatagtatatcaaacaaaacatagtaaaatatatatttttaaaaaattatataatatatataaaatattattttataaaaaaatattttttaagattgaattaaaacatttataattaattaataatataaaatttatttttatttataatttactcaAATTATGACTAAATTTCTTGtaactatataaaatatcacTGTAGAAAAGTTccattgtttttatttaaattgaatattaattataacaaaTGAGTAAATcgtgaaaagaaaagagtaaaatttgactaaatttataaaattaagtgtttactatttaaaactattattatattttgattataatatagaataaatttataaaaaaattaataaaatttctaatattttacagttagatattatattttaaaatagtgatatataatatttttagatatattttttgattttattaaagtaaaaaatataaaaattatgttaaagTTTGCAATCGTAATaatatatgctatttttttgaaaataaaaaagaattgattaGTTAATATCTAATGATAGTAGCCACGTGTGGCTGCAGCCGCCTTAGCTTGGGGGTTGGTAAGGGGTTTAGCCTGAGCCATCGACGGCGCAGGGAAATGACGAAGCGGAGTAGATGGTAGAGTAGGCCGTCAACGGAAGGAGATTCTGATCACATACAGACGCTGCATTGTGGGTCCCTTTTCCACCTACCAATCATAATCAAACTCTTCTTTCTTCCCTAGTTTTGTCTATTAGCGAAAAGCCAGGACATGGaattatctataaaatttaacacTAAACCTACcactttgaataaaataatggaaaaatattttcattttatatgaCTTACAGATTCtagtctttttatttaattatcaattggATATGCCATCTGGCCTGCTACATAATTTACTCGCACTTTGATTTAGTACAAAAGGATCTAAAGTTAAAAGACTGAGAGAATTAAAGTGTCATGTCATTTcacacttttttattttattttatttttttaatagtttaattattatataaattctatattctgtatttatttttaaacctatcaagtaattttatacttttttaatattatctaataaaatttattcatatgaCTACAATTTAgaccaaaaaaattaaaaagagtattagagttattaattcattcataaatatttaagagattatttttgtttcaaattttataaatctaaattttgaaatgctttCAACAATTGCGACTAAAGATAGacatgaaaaatgaaaaaaaaactaataaaaataagttatatatatatatatatataatttttttttattactaaaccatttgtctatttatttaaatgatcTCGTTTTTCAATTATAGTAAATTAAAGTACtataaaatatagtaaacAATTTTAATggtaatagaattttattattttatcaatattactAAAGTTACAGTGacattgataaattttaacgaataattttattaaatgttaaaattaaaatcgaTATCAGAACTGGTTACTAAAAGCTAAATActaaacatttaaaaaataataatttaaagttcaaaatttatttgataaataattcttttcaaATGACAAGATTgtgtttgatttatttaattagtgtTTTATTGCCGTTGAAAACGGTGTTAGTGTCTTACCGTTTCAACTCAACGGAATGCATTGGGTGATAGCCATGTCGAATCTATTCTATTATGTTCACTTCACCgtatatattgaaaattcaGCAGTTAATGATTGATGCTACGTAGCATCCTTTTCTTGTTAGTATATGAATGCTCTTTCGTACGTTAACTTCAACATCTCCTCATATTTAACGGCAAGAATTGTTATccattttgaattttcttttttggactGAAAGTTACTGTGCAAAAAGTTTAGAACGACAGGCCCAATTTCAAAAATGgggccttttcttttctttttctttttacagtCATCTATTTTCTACatgcattttataatttcttataatatacTTCTTGCACTTTAATGTTTagaatttatactttttatttaatattttataattttaatttttttattttattttataattttatactataaattattttgttacacTCGTTAACTAAATTCagttaaatactatttatctcttaatttttagaataatatataatttttttaaatctttatttattattttaaacttctatttcattttaaaagtgaatacaattaaaatattaaattaataaaaattataatgtaattcttagattttttattaaattataattttaatatttaatatataaaaattggaAAGATTTTTCTACCGTGTTATGCCTTTCAACTTAAAAAAGCCCATATTCATGGGTTAACGAAAATGTGTAAAAAAAACTCTATTTGCCTCTACCATTCTACGAGTCTCTTTCTTTTTGCGTATGGCATCACCACTCTCTTTGGCAGCATTCACTAAttcagaatttaattaataataaaaattatttctattttattttaataatttaaaattaaattatgtaaattctaaatatattgctgagtataaatatttaaattttactaagataagataataattaaaaagtattagttaattattgttaataaGAATAGTTTttgactaaaaataaaattttattttaatttagtaaaaataagtctgatattcaataataaattttataattagatttattatttaaataaaatatagaaagcaagttatatattaaaaaataagtaatttttaatctaatctatttaaagattatttaacaaaagttataaatttataaaataataaaaaataaatataatttttaaatatcaaactaccaataaaaataaaatagcattGTTAATGGAACACATCTTCGTTTTACCCATGTCAGTCTTATTCCGATGTTAGATGCTTCTTTTTAGttctagattttaattttctttctctaatttataattctaaaagaaaaaagaaaataatgaagaatttTTTGAACTagattttaaaactaaaaaagtttaataaatgaatgatCTGCCAtgtattgaattatttattaattcaagcaaaataaaaaagaatgggATCAAGCCAGAATAATCATTAGCCAGCCCATTCCTGAACTTTAATCCTAGATTTGAGATGTGCCTGGAACTGAATTTTGGATCAAGGCCCACCTAATATATTAGCACCTTGTTCTGAGATGTAttcactataaaaataataataattagaaaaataaataataataaaaacccTGAACACAAACGTCATCATTAGCTTCTTTATCCTGTGGTGCACCCATGCTATTATTTTAGCCCCTCCATTCAACTTCTATCTTTCAAGTAACAGTGTCAATGATGAGATCACACTTGTACAAAAATGCAAGAGCCAGTATACTTACTTTTAAGTCATTTAAATTGCTTtaatatcttatatatatatatatatatatatatatatatatatatatatatataaatcatgTCACTCTCTGATTCATAcgtaagttaattttaaatgaatgtaatttaaattttaactaaaatttagttttaaatgaatgtaatataaaatcttatattttagagtattattaaaatagtGATTTGAATTATTAGATAGGGTGAGAGCATATAATTTTGTCGATTTTGAAGATAGAGTGGTGGACGACATCACATCTCATGTGGCATAAGGTTAATTCGTACAAGGATAGGTAAAAGATTGAAGCTTGAGTAGCCATTACCATTCTGCCAGTGCTTTGTGGTAACCCCATAAACAGGAAGCTCTCTCCAGACAGcaaagaaagagaataaagTTGTAAAGTTGtagaaatgagaaaacaaaaaccaaaaaagaaaagaaagtgaaatCTTGCATAGTGATGATTCTTCATGTGTCCACAATGTCCTTGACAGGCCATCATTGCTGCTGCTTaacacttttcttttcttttcttttctttaattatgtaacttataaaaaaagaaaaagaaaagggaaggTGATAATTTAGATACTATGACTTAAATATTCATTTCTATCGAGAAaacaagaatttttcttttttcttttttatagcAGTGCCTTTGTTCACTTTTAAATAGTATCTATCGTAACATTGATGGCATTTTCTCCTGAACCAACCATGccagaaaataatcccattgATTTCCGTGCCCCGCCGCCATCTCCGATTGCCTCTGGCCGGAGATCTTCTGTTGCTAATGATGATGTGCTCACTGAATTTCTTGAGCACTCACTCCGTGTCCCTGATTTAGTGTTGCCTGACAAGATATTCCCTAGACAAAAGATTCTTGAAACACCTCCAAGAATTGATTTCCAATCTTTGAATTCTGCTACTGACAGTGATTCAATTCCCAAGATTCTGGATTCCCTGTCAAGAATTGGGTGCTTTCAACTCGTAAATTATGGAGTTCCAAGTGACTTTGCAAGAATGGTGCTGGCAATGGCTGCTGGAATATTTAGCGTGCCGCCGGAGAAAAGGGCGGCTGTGACAAGGTCCCCGGAAAAGCTTTACGGGTTTGAGGAAGTACATGGTGAGGAGGAGAGTGAAGTGAGTGAAGAGTTTTTGTGGTGTAGAGATAAGAACTTGAGGTTGGATATGGAGGGAATATGGCCATCAGGATATTCAAATTTCAGGTAATAACTACCTTTCTCTTGgatatttgtaatttaaaCATATGGTGATTTCTTTCTTGAATGGTGTTACTGGGTTAGCATATCTGATATTGCAGCCAATATTTTGACATTTAAAGTAGCATTCTTTAATGTcttttttgcctatataatttTGTAGTACTAAAGTGGGAAATTGTTGATTAGATGCATTTTCTCTGTTAGTAGAAGTTGgtcatttttgttttgtttttttttttaaacaaaaagaaaagaacaaatataGGTAATTAGTATCTAAATCCAAAGCTGTTGTAATCAATTTGCAGTAATAAAATGGAAGCTCTTGTATCAGAAATGGAAAATGTAGCAGAGAAATTACTGCAAGTTCTCCAAGAGAATTCTCATCTAAAGGCGATGTATGGAAGTGAAGCAATGGAGGGGCAGGATGGTGTTGGGTCAGTATGTTATCTTTACAAGCATAAGCGTAAAGTTGCAGGGGATGGATGGGCTAAGTCCTGGGGATATGATGTGATAAGAATGCTGATAAGAGGAACCGATTACTCCCATGCGTTGTGCTTGCATTTGCATACATGTGATGAGTCTACAGAATTTCATGTTTACTCCAAGAAAGGTTGGGTGTCTTTCTGCCCCGATAAAGATGCAATCATTGTCACAGTTGGAGATCAAACACAGGTAATTTGTCAACCCTTCTGGAAAATTGGGTGCATgcactaacctgaaaaaaTAGCTTATAGTGTATACTATGATAGGGTTAGATTTTGTATCTCTCAATTTTAGATTCATCTGTGTGGAATAAGAATGATAATAAGATGATAgcttataatatgagagattCATATATAGATTCAGTCATATTaagattttcttatattcaaattgataatgagaaattatatttgtataattttgactattgatttaaataaaaacaattaagatttattatccaataaaaaactattcattttctaacttttaattttaaattattaataaaatttcaacagttcaattttaaatcaaatgtaTAAGTTACAAATATAAACTATGATATTCAATTTGAATACAAAAGGATATCAATACAGACTCAGTCTacaatagtaatattaattgtatttatagtattagtttatataatactaaaaactaataaattaatatttttatattattactctaataattttttttgaaatcaataaaattttaaaatatacaaaaatttaaaaaaatctaaatttattattatttttaacatattataaatcattataaaatattaaaaattcagttACTACTATTTATCCATGTGATTTGGCCTAATATATGACTCAGTCCtgtattttactattatattttaaaattcttttggattctaataaaattaactgtTACTTCCTTTTCTGATAGTTGAAAGACTAAACtggtaatttaaaattataatttaatttttgaagttATTATTAAGTAACAAAttcatctaaaattaattttattattaaattagagtaaaatcttatttagcacaagttaattttagtgtctaattaaaataataaattttatttgtttatatcttttatttattttagtataatctaattctaaaaaagtttagatgtattaaaaatatttattctttatttaatattattaaattactatgtagtttaattttaaattcttaaataaaaataaatagttacaAGTTATTATCTTTActagacactaaaattaaattatattaaaatacaaattttactcgtgttaatttcatttaaatagttgataaaaaattttatttttaacatacaaGATTAGAACATTGCCATTGGAtcaagagaagagaaatgagAAAGTTAGAAAGCCATAAGAGAGTGTAGATGAGAGAGAGTTTTCTTGGAGAAACTTGTTTCCAACTCCTCTGGACGACCCTACCTTAACCAGGGCACAGCAAGAAGCCCTCATGCAAGACTCTCAGCCAATGGATGATGACTCAGGACATCATTGGTGATGGTCCTCTGCTGTTTCTGAAAATAGAAGGATGTCGTCGATATAGATCAAAGAAGAGTAAAGGATAAGcccaaaaatctcaatcattGTCTTCTGGAATTGAGATGGGGCCGTCTTgagcccaaaaggcataacagtAGGtagaaatgtttattttatattaataattaaaattaaattatatagtaagtcaataatattataataaatataagtattttaaaatatttaaattgtttaaattaaaattgtattaaaaataaaaaattggagcaagaaaaaatattaaatttattattttaattagacactaaaacTAACTTGTGCtagaaataagattttattctaatttgataatgaaataaattttaaatgaatttgatatttgataataagtttaagtatcaaattataatattaaattaatattttagttccTTGACTGACacttaagaaaattttaatgtaatagaaaaaatatagagaTTGACTCACATATTAGGCCAaaccatataaataaatatatttaatgctaaaaactttattaagttttatttataaatttaattaatattattatttataattaaaataattataactataaatatttgaataaattattagttaaattaaatctaaaataataaagttaagaatttttttttatggctGTCCAGAGACTAGCACTGGCCACCAACCTTCATTGGTAGTCGGAGGTAATTAAAGTTATTCaacaataaaatttcaatcatTTAATATGAATACAGGTTCTGaatctataaaaatagtttattattttacttaatattaaataattcttattatatttataaataatttaaatttaaaaatttaactttaaaaagagaatttttcttagaattagattTTCCTTATAATTGGTTTCTTAAGAATTTAAGTTTCTAgattatttgaagaacaattaagtattataaaattggtCAAATATTTATgtctataaatttatatcgattaattaaaatttaatacaatatcattttatttaacttaatagatatttaattttttatttttttaatatctaaatacctctaactttcaatttaatttaatataaattttaattttatttattagtaatatttaaatatatttatgacaCGCAGTTAGACATATTAAATGAAGGCACGTATCAAAAAGTATTGAAATtatcacaaaaaataaataaaagtgttTTGTTAAGTGATACCAAAATTTAGAATGTTAAACTAATTGAAAAGCCAAAACTCAGCaacataaatatgcattttaaCTGCTTTTCTAAAAGAAACATGCATTTAACCTGTATAATTCTCATGACTTGTAAAATCTaacttaattttctatttaaagaaCGGAGCCTTATAGATTCTTACTCTTAGCAATAATATTTAGTGATTTAATGGTGTTAAAAGCCTCGACATAGTGAATAAAATTGACTATTCAGGACATTTTCAGTACCTTGAGTTATCATAATGTTTTCTTTATGTACCCAATAACAGCTATTGGGATATGTGGTCTAATCATGTTAAAatgatcattttcttttttattatcaagATTTACACTAATTGATTTTTCTCGTATGATGATTctatctataatattttttttttctcagacTTTAAGTGGTGGCCAATACAAACATGTGCTAGGAAGGCCAATATTCAAAAGTGAGCAAGAGGATTATATTTCAATGGGTTTTCTCTACTCTCCTCCAAGCAGGAAAGCTGTCACTGCCCCTGCCAAATCAGAAAAGGGAAAGACTATTTCCCTTGGCCAACAAGTTATAGTGGCAATAGTTTTGACTCTACTATACCATTTTTTGGTTTGTATCTATAAGAAAATTTGATGTTATCGAGATTAGTTtaccaagaaaataatatatacatactGGGATTCAGCATTGTAATACCCCggaaattttctttaataataattaataattagtttttatttaaattaattttagttttatttttattcggtttaattggaatgaattaaatgaaattttaatgctagataaataaaaagttattttctatatcctattagtttgaatttttaaaaaattaattaagtaaattatttgagaaataattatattttttgttattcaaattttccccaaatgtatatatagtatatataaataaaattatatattgggaAAATGATGGAAGAGTTTGTaaatgatgtttttataaaagaatttttgggaaaattggtattttaattagctagtggtattaaattttaagttgaaaaatatttagcaaattggttatttaaatttaattgtgtgttaggattaaattgaaaatttattttgggatgaggattaaaagtaaaaatttattattatggggtttaatagaaatttgtatgtttggtatttttgtaaataaatatgtcggttaggggtatatatgtaattatatattttcaataattctaatttggcccaaattaattagttaggggcttaattgaaagactaaaggaaagtttaagGGTAAATTGGAAATTCTGTAGGacgaaattgtaagtaattaagaaagttgagggaccaaattttaataaggaaaagttcaggggtcaaatgtcgatattgaaatgAAAGGAATTggggaagaaggaaaaggggagagagaaaggtgtcggggagagagagaatCAGCGGGGATGAGGAGATCGATGGCGGCTGGTGTCGGCCAGCTGGCTCCGTGTCGGGGCGGAAGCAAGAAGCGGCCGGCTTTGAAGGTCGTTCCGGCAGATCTTGGTGGCGATTGGCTCCCTTCgaagagagcttccttttggcggcagTGGCTttggttttggtggccggaggagagagttccgaCGAAGTAGGTGGCAGCCGCGTTTTccggcttttccggcgagctctggcggaggatggacgatcggaggatgtatcccgactctcctcagctcaagcttcgcaacgGGGCACCGATTGCGAATTGACGTCTGAAAATCTCTCTGGATGATCGgatgtcggatcggaaaatcaaaagcggggatcgtcatcagcgcgttgTTTCGAGTctgatggtgtgttcggatcgttgATCGGGCTCCGGCGGCCgaaggcgagtcgaccgagcgatggagcgttttggtaattttctctggcccactaatttaagaattatttgatttaatttatgtttattgttttgtgttatgtattagatgatatttgtgagtcaaaaataattgtctatcagtttgcctgcctcgtgttttgtgctgtTTAGCGGAGTcaggaaaaataatgaagtctAGGGACCCAactcccgttgtttgaattgttggatatttgaagtgtttttctggcaggtcttggatccgtttttacggggggtaaatgtccgtgttgtaggggaggttctgccggattttcgttAGAATTCTCCCGAATCGGGATTCTTAGATAGtgagtcctaggagtctagacctagaactaatgatcgattgtttcagcgttttgataaattgttttacGTGACTAGATGATTTGTCTGTTCTGCTCGCTCCAACCAAGGCAccagagcagagctaggaggtcgccaaatctgtgagttaaagtcacttaatcgttgcactattgctaaatctgaatttaatatgctattttagaaatttatggGTAATATGATGATTAGCatcacaatataaataattacacttgattattaattattgaaaataatataaatattattattagtaacgttataataatacagatattattatttttcgaCACGAATTGTACGTTGCCTTaccctaaattttttaatctttatttcgatatgtgttgaatgatttcattagacaatgatatttattaaatgtgatgattgcgttttggaaaatgtggctttcgtagaacatgccacctgaatgggttacatcagaaccgcgtgcgcaccggtaatgatcatggagataagattattatggatttatttgccctgatcgagcattgctctctaggctgagttcagttgattgccgc is a genomic window containing:
- the LOC8273788 gene encoding 1-aminocyclopropane-1-carboxylate oxidase 5, giving the protein MAFSPEPTMPENNPIDFRAPPPSPIASGRRSSVANDDVLTEFLEHSLRVPDLVLPDKIFPRQKILETPPRIDFQSLNSATDSDSIPKILDSLSRIGCFQLVNYGVPSDFARMVLAMAAGIFSVPPEKRAAVTRSPEKLYGFEEVHGEEESEVSEEFLWCRDKNLRLDMEGIWPSGYSNFSNKMEALVSEMENVAEKLLQVLQENSHLKAMYGSEAMEGQDGVGSVCYLYKHKRKVAGDGWAKSWGYDVIRMLIRGTDYSHALCLHLHTCDESTEFHVYSKKGWVSFCPDKDAIIVTVGDQTQTLSGGQYKHVLGRPIFKSEQEDYISMGFLYSPPSRKAVTAPAKSEKGKTISLGQQVIVAIVLTLLYHFLVCIYKKI